The following are encoded together in the Actinobacillus lignieresii genome:
- the ompA gene encoding porin OmpA, with product MKKSLVALAVLSAAAVAQAAPQQNTFYAGAKVGWASFHEGVRQFNHKYEGDQRYPTSPTALGINRNSVTYGVFGGYQILNQNNFGLATELGYDYYGRVRGNDGDTRAFKHSAHGLNLALKPSYEVLPNLDVYGKVGVAVVRNDYKFYGKKSSEDLLAGNKYHKLKASTILGAGVEYAILPELAARIEYQYLNKVGNLNKAVERTGNGAKNPVDQYAPDIHSVTAGLSYRFGQGAAPVEAAPEMVTKNFAFSSDVLFDFGKSSLKPAAATALDAANAEIANLGLATPAIQVNGYTDRIGKEASNLKLSQRRAETVANYLVSKGQNPANVTAVGYGEANPVTGATCDAVKGRKALIACLAPDRRVEVQVQGAKNVTM from the coding sequence ATGAAAAAATCATTAGTTGCTTTAGCAGTATTATCGGCTGCAGCAGTAGCTCAAGCAGCTCCACAACAAAATACTTTCTACGCAGGTGCGAAAGTGGGTTGGGCGTCATTCCACGAAGGCGTTCGTCAATTTAATCATAAATATGAAGGTGATCAGCGTTATCCAACATCACCGACAGCTTTAGGCATTAATCGTAACTCAGTAACTTACGGCGTATTCGGCGGTTACCAAATCTTAAACCAAAACAACTTCGGTTTAGCAACTGAATTAGGTTACGACTACTACGGTCGTGTTCGTGGTAATGATGGCGATACACGCGCATTTAAACATTCTGCGCACGGTTTAAATTTAGCGTTAAAACCAAGCTACGAAGTATTACCTAACTTAGACGTTTACGGTAAAGTAGGTGTTGCGGTTGTTCGTAACGATTATAAATTCTACGGCAAAAAAAGTAGTGAAGATTTATTAGCAGGTAATAAATACCATAAATTAAAAGCATCTACTATTTTAGGTGCGGGTGTTGAGTATGCGATTCTTCCTGAATTAGCGGCACGTATCGAATACCAATACTTAAATAAAGTAGGTAATTTAAATAAAGCTGTTGAACGTACAGGTAATGGTGCAAAAAACCCAGTTGATCAATATGCTCCGGATATCCACTCTGTAACTGCAGGTTTATCATACCGTTTCGGTCAAGGCGCAGCTCCGGTTGAAGCGGCACCTGAAATGGTTACTAAAAACTTCGCATTCAGCTCAGACGTTTTATTTGATTTCGGTAAATCAAGCTTAAAACCGGCTGCAGCGACAGCTTTAGATGCGGCTAACGCTGAAATCGCTAACTTAGGTTTAGCAACTCCTGCTATCCAAGTAAACGGTTACACAGACCGTATCGGTAAAGAAGCTTCAAACTTAAAACTTTCACAACGTCGTGCGGAAACAGTAGCTAACTACTTAGTTTCTAAAGGTCAAAACCCTGCAAACGTAACTGCAGTAGGTTACGGTGAAGCAAACCCAGTAACCGGCGCAACATGTGACGCGGTTAAAGGTCGTAAAGCGTTAATCGCTTGCTTAGCACCGGATCGTCGTGTTGAAGTTCAAGTACAAGGTGCTAAAAACGTAACTATGTAA
- the ydiJ gene encoding D-2-hydroxyglutarate dehydrogenase YdiJ, whose product MLPQLSKIPALNPTVIHFLEELKQQHFNGDIASSYADRLSLATDNSVYQQLPQAILFPKSVSDVVILTKLAQRPHFQHLTFTPRGGGTGTNGQSLNNNIIVDLSRHLNQILELNVEERWVRVQAGVVKDQLNQFLKPHGLFFSPELSTSNRATLGGMINTDASGQGSLQYGKTSDHILAIKSVLMNGEVLETQAVKSCDFFAEIDRLNLTATGKQLHREIFSRCRELRPTVLAELPQLNRFLTGYDLKNVFNADESEFNLTRILTGSEGSLAFICEAKLNLLPLPKFRTLINIKYNSFDAALRSAPFMLKANALSVETIDSKVLNLAKQDIIWHSVSDLLTEDPNNPILGINIVEYAGSDQTLIEQQVAGLIKALNEKLTDSTSGIIGYQICNDIASIEKIYAMRKKAVGLLGNAKGWEKPIAFVEDTCVPPENLADYIAEFRQLLDDHGLEYGMFGHVDAGVLHVRPALDLTDRAQVKKFKAISDQVVELTAKYGGLIWGEHGKGMRSVYGEKFFGEKLWRELRYIKQLFDPQNRLNPGKICTPLESNSVLYPIDSSMRADFDRQIPIQVREEFKGAMNCNGNGLCFNFDVHSTMCPSMKVSGNRLYSPKGRATLIREWLRLLAEQNVSPDDLIFKPRKQAVKLTDFVAKIRNTLNKQKEYDFSHEVKAAMDTCLACKACASQCPIKIDVPTFRSQFNELYHSRYLRPAKDYLVSNIEFVAPMMAKAPKFFNFFSRSKLAETVANKTIGMTYLPVLSVPNLQQQLVEIGYQGVTLETLEAQASGQKSAEFCKTVLVVQDPFTSFYDAKVVADFVRLLQKLGFRPVVLPFKPSGKAQHIKGFLNKFAKTARNQAEFLNRVAQLGLPMVAVDPALTLVYRDEYRDILKAARGDFKVQLAHEWLRDVIQAGELEHCKKSVNSDRLSWYLFAHCTETTELPNAQKEWQAIFSHFGEQLVNENVGCCGMAGTFGHETKHLEMSKAIYQQSWQIKLKNKLLERCLATGYSCRSQVKRFEHYSVKHPIQALLEVV is encoded by the coding sequence ATGCTACCACAACTATCCAAAATCCCTGCTTTAAATCCGACGGTAATTCATTTTCTTGAGGAGCTCAAACAACAACATTTTAACGGCGATATTGCCTCCAGTTACGCGGATCGTCTTTCTTTAGCTACCGATAACAGCGTTTATCAACAGTTACCGCAAGCGATTTTATTTCCTAAATCGGTTTCGGATGTGGTGATTCTTACCAAGCTGGCGCAACGCCCTCACTTCCAACATCTGACATTTACCCCGCGAGGCGGTGGCACGGGTACGAACGGACAATCTCTGAATAATAATATTATTGTCGATCTCTCTCGCCATCTAAATCAAATCCTCGAATTAAATGTAGAAGAACGCTGGGTGCGGGTACAAGCCGGTGTGGTAAAAGATCAGCTTAACCAATTTTTAAAACCGCACGGTTTGTTTTTCTCGCCGGAACTCTCCACTAGCAACCGTGCCACTCTAGGCGGTATGATTAATACAGATGCTTCCGGACAAGGCTCGCTCCAATACGGCAAAACCTCCGATCATATTTTAGCGATCAAATCGGTATTAATGAACGGCGAAGTGTTAGAAACACAAGCGGTTAAATCTTGCGATTTTTTTGCAGAAATCGACCGCTTGAATTTAACTGCTACCGGTAAACAGCTACATCGTGAAATTTTTAGCCGTTGTCGTGAGTTACGTCCGACCGTACTTGCCGAGTTGCCGCAACTCAATCGCTTTTTAACCGGTTACGACTTAAAAAATGTATTTAACGCAGACGAGAGCGAATTCAATCTGACTCGCATTTTAACCGGCTCGGAAGGCTCGCTTGCATTTATTTGCGAGGCGAAGCTCAATTTACTGCCGCTGCCGAAATTCCGTACCTTAATTAACATTAAATATAATTCGTTTGATGCGGCATTGCGTTCTGCGCCGTTTATGCTGAAAGCCAATGCGCTGTCGGTTGAAACAATCGATTCTAAAGTACTGAATTTGGCTAAACAGGACATTATTTGGCATTCGGTGTCTGATTTATTGACCGAAGATCCGAATAACCCGATTCTTGGCATTAATATTGTGGAATATGCCGGCAGCGATCAGACATTAATCGAACAACAAGTGGCTGGCCTAATTAAAGCGTTAAATGAAAAATTGACTGACTCAACCAGCGGTATTATTGGCTATCAAATTTGCAACGATATTGCCTCGATCGAAAAAATTTATGCGATGCGTAAAAAAGCAGTCGGTTTATTGGGTAATGCTAAAGGCTGGGAGAAGCCGATTGCGTTTGTGGAAGACACTTGTGTTCCCCCTGAAAATCTTGCCGATTACATCGCCGAGTTCCGCCAATTATTAGATGATCACGGTTTGGAATACGGCATGTTTGGTCACGTGGATGCCGGTGTGCTACACGTTCGCCCCGCATTAGATTTAACTGACCGCGCGCAAGTAAAAAAATTTAAGGCGATTTCCGATCAAGTGGTTGAACTTACCGCAAAATATGGCGGTTTGATTTGGGGAGAACACGGCAAAGGTATGCGTTCGGTGTATGGCGAGAAATTCTTTGGCGAAAAATTATGGCGAGAATTACGTTATATCAAACAGTTGTTTGACCCGCAAAACCGCTTGAATCCGGGCAAAATCTGTACACCGTTGGAGAGCAATTCGGTACTTTACCCGATCGACTCATCAATGCGTGCCGATTTTGATCGCCAAATTCCAATCCAAGTGCGTGAAGAATTTAAAGGGGCAATGAACTGTAACGGCAACGGCTTGTGTTTTAACTTTGATGTACATAGTACGATGTGTCCGTCAATGAAAGTATCGGGTAACCGCCTTTATTCGCCGAAAGGGCGTGCGACTTTGATTCGAGAATGGCTCAGATTGCTTGCCGAACAAAACGTATCACCAGACGATTTGATCTTCAAACCGCGTAAACAAGCGGTCAAATTAACTGATTTTGTTGCAAAAATTCGCAACACGCTGAATAAACAGAAAGAATACGATTTTTCGCATGAAGTAAAAGCGGCAATGGATACTTGCCTTGCGTGTAAAGCCTGTGCCAGCCAATGCCCGATCAAAATTGACGTGCCGACGTTTAGATCGCAGTTTAATGAGCTGTACCATAGCCGTTATTTGCGTCCGGCAAAAGATTATCTGGTTTCCAATATTGAATTTGTTGCGCCGATGATGGCGAAAGCACCGAAGTTTTTTAACTTTTTCAGTCGTTCAAAATTAGCGGAAACGGTGGCGAACAAAACGATCGGAATGACTTATTTACCGGTGCTCTCCGTACCGAACTTGCAGCAACAGTTAGTTGAGATTGGTTATCAGGGCGTGACTTTAGAGACTTTGGAAGCACAAGCAAGCGGTCAAAAATCAGCGGAATTTTGCAAAACCGTGCTAGTGGTGCAAGACCCGTTCACTTCGTTCTATGATGCGAAAGTAGTGGCGGATTTTGTTCGATTGCTGCAAAAACTTGGTTTCCGCCCAGTGGTGCTACCGTTTAAACCGAGCGGTAAGGCGCAACATATTAAGGGTTTTTTAAACAAGTTTGCTAAAACTGCACGCAATCAGGCGGAATTTCTCAATCGTGTCGCTCAACTCGGCTTACCGATGGTGGCGGTAGATCCTGCTCTGACCTTAGTTTACCGTGACGAATATCGTGATATCTTAAAAGCAGCGCGTGGCGATTTCAAAGTGCAACTGGCTCACGAATGGCTACGAGATGTGATTCAAGCCGGTGAACTGGAACATTGCAAAAAATCAGTAAATTCAGACCGCTTGAGCTGGTATTTATTCGCACACTGTACCGAAACGACCGAATTGCCGAATGCGCAGAAAGAGTGGCAAGCGATTTTCTCTCATTTCGGTGAACAGCTAGTGAATGAAAATGTCGGTTGTTGCGGCATGGCGGGTACGTTCGGACACGAAACCAAACACCTTGAAATGTCGAAAGCGATTTATCAGCAATCGTGGCAAATTAAATTGAAAAATAAACTGCTTGAGCGTTGTCTTGCGACCGGCTATTCCTGCCGTTCGCAAGTAAAGCGTTTTGAGCATTATTCGGTTAAACACCCGATTCAGGCATTGCTTGAGGTGGTGTAG
- a CDS encoding hotdog fold thioesterase: MTIWKQTATCEQLNALSQKSAVAHLGIEFTAIGEDWIEAQLMVDERTQQPFGVLHGGVSAALAETTANAGALMVCEAHQIAVGMELNISHLKSVPVGTKAIACANPLKLGREVQVWNIEIKDEQGNLCAVARLSTKTLA, from the coding sequence ATGACTATTTGGAAGCAAACAGCAACTTGTGAACAATTAAACGCACTTAGCCAAAAATCGGCGGTAGCACACTTAGGTATCGAATTTACCGCAATCGGTGAAGATTGGATTGAAGCGCAACTTATGGTGGACGAGCGTACTCAACAACCGTTCGGCGTATTGCATGGCGGCGTGTCAGCCGCTTTAGCGGAAACTACCGCCAATGCCGGTGCGTTAATGGTGTGTGAAGCGCATCAAATTGCGGTCGGAATGGAACTGAATATCAGTCATTTAAAATCGGTGCCGGTCGGCACAAAAGCGATTGCCTGTGCCAATCCGCTTAAATTAGGGCGAGAAGTTCAAGTGTGGAATATCGAGATTAAAGACGAACAAGGCAACCTTTGCGCCGTGGCTCGTCTTTCAACCAAAACCTTAGCTTAG
- the yidC gene encoding membrane protein insertase YidC: MNSNRSLLVMGLLLVSFLIFTQWQQDFNPEIQAQKQAQQQAQVASQSGDVPAASNANTVIAENATQGKTVTLESDVLRLTIDTLGGDVIASDLLAHNAELNSETPFKLLQTGATTYVAQSGLVGKNGIDTNAGRPQYQVAQDTFVLAEGQNEMSVPMTFEKDGVLYTKTFVLKRGSYDVAVNFNVKNQTSASVEVQPYGQIKHTLLESSGSLTMPTYTGGAYSSAETNYKKYSFQDMEKANLDINTKAGWVALLQHYFVSAWVPNQDAENTIYSRTNNGIATIGYRGPVTTIAPNSEATITSQLWTGPKDQKEMEATAANLDLTVDYGWAWFIAKPLFALLTFIQSIVTNWGLAIIGVTIVVKTILYPLTKAQYTSMARMRMLQPKIQEMRERFGDDRQRMSQEMMKLYKEEKVNPMGGCLPILIQMPIFIALYWTFMEAVELRHAPFFGWIQDLSAQDPYYILPLLMGASMFLLQKMSPSPVTDPVQQKVMTFMPVMFTVFFLWFPSGLVLYWLTSNIITIVQQWLIYRNLEKKGLHSRKK, from the coding sequence ATGAATTCAAATCGTAGTTTACTGGTAATGGGGTTGTTATTAGTGTCTTTCTTGATTTTTACGCAATGGCAACAGGATTTTAATCCTGAAATTCAAGCGCAAAAACAAGCACAACAACAAGCTCAAGTTGCATCACAATCAGGCGATGTGCCTGCGGCATCTAACGCAAATACCGTTATTGCGGAGAATGCAACCCAAGGTAAAACCGTCACGCTTGAAAGTGATGTATTACGTTTAACCATCGACACTTTAGGCGGAGATGTGATTGCTTCGGATTTATTGGCGCATAATGCGGAATTAAACTCCGAAACCCCGTTCAAATTATTACAAACCGGCGCAACCACTTATGTTGCGCAAAGCGGTTTAGTCGGTAAAAACGGCATTGATACCAACGCAGGTCGTCCGCAATACCAAGTTGCACAAGATACGTTCGTTTTAGCGGAAGGTCAAAATGAAATGAGCGTGCCGATGACGTTTGAGAAAGACGGCGTACTTTACACTAAAACATTCGTGTTAAAACGCGGTAGCTATGACGTTGCAGTGAATTTCAATGTAAAAAACCAAACCTCAGCAAGCGTTGAAGTTCAGCCTTACGGTCAAATCAAACATACTTTATTGGAAAGTTCGGGCAGCTTAACTATGCCGACTTATACCGGCGGTGCGTATTCTTCAGCCGAAACAAACTATAAAAAATATAGTTTCCAAGATATGGAGAAAGCTAACCTCGATATTAATACGAAAGCGGGTTGGGTTGCGTTATTACAACACTATTTCGTTTCCGCTTGGGTACCGAATCAAGATGCGGAAAATACGATTTACTCTCGTACCAATAACGGCATTGCGACCATCGGTTATCGCGGCCCGGTAACAACTATCGCACCGAATAGCGAAGCGACGATTACCAGCCAATTATGGACCGGTCCGAAAGACCAAAAAGAAATGGAAGCGACCGCAGCAAACCTTGATTTAACCGTAGATTACGGTTGGGCGTGGTTTATTGCGAAACCGTTATTTGCGTTACTGACTTTCATCCAAAGCATCGTGACAAACTGGGGTTTAGCGATTATCGGGGTTACCATTGTGGTTAAAACCATTCTTTATCCATTAACCAAAGCGCAATATACCTCAATGGCAAGAATGCGTATGTTACAGCCGAAAATTCAAGAGATGCGCGAGCGTTTCGGTGATGATCGTCAGCGTATGAGCCAAGAGATGATGAAACTCTATAAAGAAGAAAAAGTGAACCCGATGGGCGGTTGTTTACCGATTCTTATCCAAATGCCGATTTTCATCGCATTATATTGGACCTTTATGGAAGCGGTAGAACTTCGTCACGCACCGTTCTTCGGTTGGATTCAAGACTTATCGGCACAAGACCCGTACTACATCCTTCCGTTATTAATGGGTGCGTCGATGTTCTTGTTACAAAAAATGTCCCCTAGTCCGGTAACCGATCCGGTACAACAAAAAGTAATGACCTTTATGCCGGTTATGTTTACCGTGTTCTTCTTATGGTTCCCGTCAGGCTTAGTACTTTACTGGCTAACCTCAAACATTATTACGATTGTTCAACAATGGTTAATCTATCGTAATCTTGAGAAGAAAGGCTTACATTCTCGTAAAAAATAA
- a CDS encoding cytochrome c3 family protein, whose product MIKKFWNWFRTPSKMAAGALILISAIGGILAWGGFNKGLEYTNTEQFCSDCHMNDVVPEYRASAHYSNRSGVKAICSDCHVPHEFIDKWKRKIIASKEVYAHFTGKVDTKEKFEAHRLEMAEREWARMKANDSQECRNCHNFEDMDFTQQKTVAQQMHAMAQDQGKTCIDCHKGIAHNLPHMEKVQKTFIPEDMIQKEQKTEAK is encoded by the coding sequence ATGATTAAGAAATTTTGGAATTGGTTCCGTACGCCTAGCAAAATGGCGGCAGGCGCATTAATCCTTATCTCCGCAATCGGAGGGATTTTAGCTTGGGGCGGTTTTAACAAAGGCTTGGAATATACTAATACCGAACAATTCTGTTCGGATTGTCATATGAATGACGTTGTACCCGAATATCGTGCTTCCGCCCACTATTCAAACCGTAGCGGGGTGAAAGCGATTTGTTCGGACTGTCACGTGCCACACGAATTTATTGATAAATGGAAACGTAAAATTATCGCTTCAAAAGAAGTTTACGCACACTTTACCGGTAAAGTGGATACGAAAGAAAAATTTGAAGCGCATCGTTTAGAAATGGCGGAACGCGAGTGGGCGCGTATGAAAGCTAACGATTCTCAAGAGTGCCGTAACTGTCATAACTTTGAGGATATGGATTTCACTCAACAGAAAACCGTAGCACAACAAATGCACGCAATGGCGCAAGATCAGGGTAAAACTTGTATCGATTGTCACAAAGGTATCGCACACAATCTTCCTCATATGGAAAAAGTACAAAAAACCTTTATTCCTGAAGATATGATTCAGAAAGAACAAAAAACCGAAGCTAAATAG
- a CDS encoding nitrate reductase cytochrome c-type subunit, giving the protein MRKYLALILTAITGFAVAETQNLSLDKLPENVAPAYTNPHKDIGNIPVTFPHQPPLVPHSIRGLQVTKNTNQCLGCHAPEVSSTTGAPRVPKTHFMDRDGKLTEGTSPRRYFCLQCHVQQTDVNPIIQNKFETIRQMQGK; this is encoded by the coding sequence ATGAGAAAATATCTCGCTCTTATCCTTACTGCAATTACAGGTTTTGCAGTAGCGGAAACACAAAATTTATCGCTGGATAAATTACCGGAAAATGTGGCGCCGGCTTATACCAACCCGCATAAAGATATCGGTAACATTCCGGTGACTTTCCCTCATCAACCGCCGCTTGTTCCGCATAGTATTCGTGGTTTACAAGTAACTAAAAATACCAACCAATGTTTAGGTTGCCATGCACCGGAAGTATCAAGTACAACAGGTGCGCCTCGTGTGCCTAAAACGCATTTTATGGATCGCGACGGTAAATTGACGGAAGGAACCTCTCCGCGTCGTTACTTCTGTTTACAATGCCACGTACAACAAACGGATGTAAATCCGATTATTCAAAATAAATTTGAAACGATTCGTCAAATGCAAGGTAAATAA
- the napH gene encoding quinol dehydrogenase ferredoxin subunit NapH: MAEVKFTPNKPQHAGLEARQKLGWWRAYRFLILRRISQLSIILMFLSGPFWNVWILKGNYSGSMLFDVIPMSDPLITAESLATGYLPEWTTILGALIVVAFYAVVASKAFCGWVCPMNMVTDTAAWLRRKLGIRQSAKIPRNLRYAILAMILVGSAISGTLLWEWINPVAALGRVFVFGLGATLWLVAVVFLFDLLIVEHGWCGHLCPIGATYALIGAKSVIKVNVVDRARCDRCMDCYNVCPEPQVLRVPLHGKQEDSTIVLSKDCISCGRCIDVCPENVFAFGTRFQGSIEVKNV; encoded by the coding sequence ATGGCTGAAGTAAAATTTACCCCGAATAAACCGCAACACGCCGGTTTAGAGGCTCGACAAAAATTAGGTTGGTGGAGAGCGTATCGATTTTTAATCTTACGTCGTATCAGCCAACTAAGCATTATTTTGATGTTTTTGAGCGGGCCGTTTTGGAATGTTTGGATTCTAAAAGGTAATTACAGCGGCAGTATGTTGTTCGACGTGATTCCGATGAGCGATCCGCTGATTACGGCGGAAAGTCTGGCTACCGGTTATTTACCGGAATGGACGACGATTTTAGGTGCGTTAATCGTTGTAGCGTTTTATGCCGTTGTGGCAAGTAAAGCGTTCTGCGGTTGGGTTTGTCCGATGAATATGGTCACGGATACCGCAGCTTGGTTACGTAGAAAACTCGGTATTCGCCAAAGTGCTAAAATCCCGCGTAATTTACGTTATGCGATTTTAGCGATGATTTTGGTCGGTAGTGCGATTTCCGGCACATTATTGTGGGAATGGATCAATCCGGTAGCCGCGCTCGGTCGAGTTTTTGTATTCGGATTAGGCGCAACGCTTTGGTTGGTCGCAGTGGTCTTCTTGTTCGATTTACTGATTGTGGAACACGGTTGGTGCGGACATCTTTGTCCGATTGGTGCGACTTATGCGCTGATTGGCGCAAAAAGCGTGATCAAAGTAAATGTGGTGGATCGCGCTCGTTGCGACCGTTGTATGGACTGCTACAACGTTTGCCCTGAACCGCAAGTATTAAGAGTGCCGTTACACGGTAAACAGGAAGACAGTACGATAGTTCTTTCAAAAGATTGCATTAGCTGCGGACGCTGTATAGATGTTTGTCCGGAAAATGTTTTTGCCTTTGGAACACGTTTTCAAGGCAGTATCGAAGTAAAAAATGTATAA
- the napG gene encoding ferredoxin-type protein NapG encodes MKLDPNRRQFLKNATRTAVGICGVGVILGLQQHQANAKEGVALRPPGALPEKDFLASCTRCGQCVQACPYDMLHLASLLSPMEAGTPYFIARDKPCEMCVDIPCMNACPSGALSEELTDINDARMGLAVLLDHETCLNWQGLRCDVCYRVCPLIDKAITLEEVPNTRTHIHAKLIPTVHSDACTGCGKCEQSCVLEEAAIKVLPMDLAKGLLGRHYRLGWQEKQNAGKALLEEQHPDGLRPAMDARVPEGMNEPTYQFMKVQPNQKVATPNRATYDYVPSSTTVPEAEHFPNLDLNIKGVK; translated from the coding sequence ATGAAACTTGACCCGAATCGTCGCCAATTTTTGAAAAATGCGACCAGAACCGCAGTCGGTATTTGTGGTGTCGGAGTGATCTTAGGATTGCAACAGCACCAAGCAAACGCCAAAGAAGGTGTTGCTTTGCGACCGCCGGGTGCATTACCGGAAAAGGATTTCTTAGCCTCTTGTACGCGTTGCGGACAATGCGTACAAGCCTGTCCGTACGATATGCTGCATTTGGCAAGTTTACTTTCGCCGATGGAAGCGGGGACTCCGTATTTTATTGCGCGAGACAAACCTTGTGAAATGTGCGTGGATATTCCTTGTATGAATGCTTGCCCTAGCGGAGCGTTAAGCGAGGAATTAACCGATATTAACGATGCTCGTATGGGATTGGCGGTATTACTCGACCATGAAACTTGTTTGAACTGGCAAGGTTTACGTTGTGACGTATGTTATCGAGTATGTCCGCTTATCGATAAAGCGATTACGCTGGAAGAAGTACCGAATACGCGTACGCATATTCATGCGAAGTTAATTCCGACCGTTCATTCCGATGCTTGTACCGGTTGCGGTAAATGCGAACAATCGTGCGTATTGGAAGAAGCGGCGATTAAAGTGTTACCGATGGACTTAGCTAAAGGCTTATTGGGACGTCACTATCGTTTAGGCTGGCAAGAGAAACAAAATGCCGGTAAAGCGTTGTTGGAAGAACAGCATCCGGACGGCTTACGCCCGGCAATGGATGCGCGTGTACCGGAAGGTATGAACGAGCCGACTTATCAATTTATGAAAGTACAGCCGAACCAAAAAGTTGCGACGCCGAATCGTGCGACTTATGACTACGTACCGAGTTCGACTACCGTACCTGAAGCGGAACATTTCCCTAATTTAGATTTAAATATCAAGGGGGTTAAATAA